From a region of the Candidatus Thorarchaeota archaeon genome:
- a CDS encoding TldD/PmbA family protein: MHEIERLKQFVDVAVDYAGEKIEGILARGTISTGSQIRFSQNAIDISKRWEGLELDLFLIVEGAKTGFTNRSVTSENEVKETIDDAIAFIKRLPESKFFAGVEDDAQQYNKLSGCYDSNMDEFTQEVPEYVNAAIDAALAKGAKRVAGALKFSEETIFFRSSFGPQADEKRTQYDFNIRAFQEELDYSGQGLTCGTIPSEAEDDFVNAGEKAGRLSKMAEGAEQGEPGTYDVILSPTVAANLIGYIPGAANPFLVLIGMSPLGDKMGEQIAPESITVQDAPHVEGGVGSKAFDMEGTATQETDIVEDGVLKSFIHNTSTARMYETESTGNSDAVSLGRGTKMLLPAPTNLVFDNGDYSFEELIEGNDPAIYVTSNWYTRFQNYQSGEFSSIPRDAMFLIKNGAMKPIKNLRISDNLLRMFSNISALGNDRRQVYWWEVNTPTFIPSMRIEDCTFSAATK; encoded by the coding sequence ATGCATGAGATAGAGCGCCTGAAGCAATTTGTTGACGTTGCTGTCGATTACGCCGGAGAAAAAATCGAGGGTATTCTCGCACGGGGTACCATTTCAACAGGTAGTCAAATTCGGTTTTCGCAGAATGCTATTGATATTAGTAAGCGCTGGGAGGGACTTGAACTTGACCTTTTCCTCATAGTAGAAGGAGCTAAGACTGGTTTCACCAATCGGTCAGTAACTAGTGAGAATGAAGTCAAAGAAACAATCGATGATGCGATTGCATTCATCAAACGACTACCCGAGTCCAAGTTCTTTGCTGGAGTTGAAGATGATGCTCAGCAGTACAATAAGCTGTCTGGATGCTACGATTCCAATATGGATGAATTCACTCAAGAAGTTCCTGAGTATGTCAATGCAGCCATAGATGCAGCTCTTGCTAAAGGTGCAAAACGAGTGGCTGGAGCGCTCAAATTTTCTGAGGAAACAATTTTCTTCCGATCCAGTTTTGGTCCACAAGCCGATGAGAAGCGAACTCAGTACGATTTCAACATACGCGCATTTCAGGAGGAGCTTGACTACTCTGGACAGGGTCTTACATGTGGAACCATCCCTTCCGAAGCTGAAGATGATTTCGTGAATGCTGGTGAAAAGGCAGGTCGCCTGTCAAAAATGGCTGAAGGTGCGGAACAAGGAGAGCCAGGTACCTATGATGTCATTCTCAGTCCCACTGTAGCTGCGAATCTAATCGGCTATATCCCTGGTGCTGCAAACCCATTCTTAGTTCTCATTGGGATGTCCCCATTGGGTGACAAAATGGGCGAGCAGATTGCCCCTGAATCCATTACTGTCCAAGATGCACCTCATGTTGAAGGCGGGGTGGGGAGCAAGGCCTTCGATATGGAAGGTACGGCTACTCAGGAAACAGATATTGTCGAAGACGGCGTGCTGAAGAGCTTCATACATAACACGAGTACGGCTCGTATGTACGAAACAGAATCTACCGGAAATTCGGATGCTGTATCGCTTGGACGGGGAACCAAGATGCTTCTGCCGGCTCCCACAAATCTGGTTTTCGACAACGGCGATTACTCCTTTGAGGAATTGATAGAGGGGAATGACCCCGCTATATATGTCACCAGCAACTGGTATACACGATTCCAGAACTACCAAAGTGGCGAGTTCTCCAGCATTCCAAGGGATGCGATGTTCCTCATCAAAAATGGTGCAATGAAACCCATCAAGAATCTCCGAATAAGCGATAACCTTCTGAGGATGTTCTCGAATATCTCCGCTTTGGGGAACGACCGAAGGCAGGTATATTGGTGGGAAGTGAATACACCGACATTTATTCCGAGCATGAGAATTGAAGACTGTACGTTCAGCGCTGCAACAAAATAG
- a CDS encoding nucleotidyltransferase domain-containing protein: MRFLSDKEVVLFGSYVTGNVGPRSDIDVAIITRSDNRREMMQIRIEAAGKAPNYYDIQVFEALPLVLKGAIIENFVVLFGDPLEIGMYFYHIRKIWDDYRHRIEVPTIDDIRKGITES, from the coding sequence TTGCGCTTCCTATCAGACAAAGAAGTTGTGCTTTTTGGTTCATACGTAACTGGAAATGTCGGACCTCGATCTGACATTGATGTGGCCATTATTACACGTTCAGACAACCGAAGAGAAATGATGCAAATTCGAATTGAAGCTGCTGGGAAAGCCCCTAACTATTATGATATTCAAGTATTTGAAGCTCTACCACTTGTTCTTAAGGGAGCAATAATAGAGAATTTCGTAGTTCTATTTGGCGACCCTCTTGAAATTGGAATGTATTTCTACCACATCAGAAAAATTTGGGATGATTACCGCCACAGGATTGAAGTTCCCACGATAGATGATATTCGAAAAGGAATAACAGAAAGCTAA
- a CDS encoding TldD/PmbA family protein, with amino-acid sequence MKNGKDMAEFCIEHGTELGCRYVEARYVNQRSRGFAYRNGEPIAGGFQPSEGIGVRVLADGGLGFGSFDRMEKDLAKEVIEAAYKMAKNANRKEPIDFGEPVDTEAKWSVDVDQRVADVDNDTIMEVCNELNEQMKGLSQYTLMMTPTEYAKYLITNEGCEISAFKSFILISAILTAKAKVGTEQKFFDLTKCGGWERIAETNLVEDLKDKVERLKKAAQEAEKVPEVIDQEIDMVVGHEVAGIIAHENVGHPSEGDRIMGREGAQAGESFWRDLDIGESRIGSEVVNVSEDPTIPNTGGYYLYDDEGVKARKRELIKKGIANEPLLNREFGVKFGMGSNGAARSSGFNREPIIRMSNTYFEPGDYSFEELIEDVDLGVYMRSFAEWNIDDRRYQSKYKGSEAYLIKDGELTDTMVKRPVLETTSVGLLSSVDAVSDELSLDFPGTCGKSDPMQGVPIYAGGGQIRFRNIRLGGVG; translated from the coding sequence TTGAAGAATGGAAAGGACATGGCTGAGTTTTGTATAGAGCACGGTACCGAACTTGGCTGCAGGTATGTGGAAGCTCGCTATGTCAATCAGCGGTCGCGAGGCTTCGCTTATAGAAACGGAGAACCAATAGCTGGAGGCTTTCAACCATCTGAGGGAATCGGTGTTAGAGTGCTTGCTGATGGTGGTTTAGGTTTTGGATCCTTTGATAGAATGGAAAAAGACCTGGCAAAGGAAGTCATTGAAGCTGCCTATAAGATGGCAAAGAACGCAAATCGGAAGGAACCCATTGATTTTGGTGAACCAGTAGACACAGAAGCAAAATGGAGCGTAGATGTAGATCAGCGAGTCGCTGATGTTGATAATGACACTATCATGGAGGTTTGTAACGAGCTTAATGAGCAGATGAAGGGCTTGTCTCAGTATACACTCATGATGACGCCAACGGAATATGCCAAATACTTGATAACGAACGAGGGGTGCGAAATCTCTGCCTTCAAGAGTTTTATCCTTATTAGTGCCATACTGACTGCCAAAGCCAAAGTCGGAACAGAACAGAAGTTCTTCGACTTGACGAAGTGTGGTGGCTGGGAACGGATTGCAGAGACTAACCTGGTTGAAGATCTTAAGGACAAAGTCGAGCGCCTGAAGAAGGCTGCTCAGGAAGCTGAAAAGGTCCCTGAAGTGATAGATCAAGAGATTGACATGGTGGTTGGCCATGAGGTTGCCGGCATCATAGCGCACGAGAATGTCGGCCATCCGAGTGAAGGTGACCGAATCATGGGCAGAGAAGGGGCACAGGCTGGTGAGAGCTTCTGGCGGGATCTCGATATTGGTGAATCGAGGATAGGATCGGAGGTAGTGAACGTTTCCGAAGACCCTACGATTCCGAATACTGGCGGCTATTATCTTTATGATGATGAAGGTGTGAAGGCACGTAAACGCGAGCTCATCAAGAAAGGAATTGCGAACGAACCCCTTCTGAATAGAGAATTCGGGGTCAAATTCGGTATGGGCTCGAATGGAGCAGCTCGCTCCTCTGGATTCAACCGCGAACCCATTATCCGGATGAGCAATACCTATTTTGAACCTGGAGATTATTCCTTCGAGGAGCTCATCGAGGATGTAGACCTGGGGGTGTACATGCGTAGTTTCGCTGAGTGGAATATTGATGATCGCCGATATCAGAGCAAGTACAAAGGCTCGGAAGCTTACCTGATAAAGGATGGCGAGCTGACCGATACGATGGTGAAACGTCCCGTTCTGGAGACTACGAGCGTCGGGCTACTCAGCTCTGTTGATGCTGTGTCGGATGAGCTTAGTCTGGACTTTCCCGGAACGTGTGGGAAAAGCGACCCAATGCAGGGTGTACCCATTTATGCTGGAGGCGGGCAAATCCGATTTAGAAATATCAGACTTGGAGGTGTTGGCTAA
- a CDS encoding amino acid ABC transporter permease: protein MSLDSMSFFEVLGFLDVFGYSDHLINGIITTMGLYAFALFFGLALGLVLAIVRHYGGPISSRIAAAYVEFFRGTPLIAQLFAIWFGKSYFNDFLVLIGLPEINFRWKIILFQISPSQDIFISAQVLVAAITLGLNSAAYQAVFFRGSIKSIGGGQMTAARAIGMTKAQGIRYVVLPQSLRRVIPAWSNEAAYLPKYTTAAYLIGIEEIFAKVKIITQATFSVFEVYLLCAVFFLILISIITQIMDRIYEKYKIPGL, encoded by the coding sequence ATGTCCTTAGACTCCATGTCGTTTTTCGAGGTGCTAGGCTTTCTTGACGTATTCGGCTATAGTGATCATCTAATCAATGGCATTATCACCACGATGGGGCTGTACGCCTTTGCCCTGTTTTTTGGGCTGGCCCTCGGTTTGGTATTAGCTATTGTCCGACATTATGGAGGTCCCATTAGTTCACGGATTGCTGCGGCCTACGTGGAATTCTTCAGAGGGACGCCTTTAATTGCTCAGCTATTTGCTATCTGGTTTGGCAAATCGTACTTCAATGATTTCTTAGTTCTAATTGGGCTTCCTGAAATAAACTTTAGGTGGAAAATCATTCTTTTCCAGATATCGCCTAGCCAGGATATTTTCATTTCCGCACAGGTACTTGTAGCGGCAATCACCTTAGGCCTGAATTCTGCAGCCTACCAAGCTGTATTCTTCCGGGGTTCAATAAAATCGATTGGCGGTGGCCAGATGACCGCTGCGAGAGCAATAGGGATGACAAAAGCACAGGGCATACGATACGTGGTACTACCCCAGAGCCTTCGACGCGTTATTCCTGCCTGGTCAAATGAAGCAGCTTACCTGCCGAAATACACAACTGCCGCCTACCTGATAGGAATCGAAGAAATATTCGCAAAGGTGAAGATCATAACCCAGGCAACATTTAGCGTCTTTGAGGTCTACCTTTTATGTGCTGTATTCTTCCTTATCCTCATAAGTATCATAACACAGATTATGGACCGGATTTATGAGAAATACAAGATACCCGGCCTTTGA
- a CDS encoding DUF86 domain-containing protein — protein sequence MEPSRADRYKQKIAYIFNCISEIERAMPEPEGIVLKGIYYDLSSAIDAAMDMIAMLCKDLGIMPRGDYENIESLRARNILSADLAERLANCNGLRNVLVHQYNGINKDLVLESAQPVERDLREFVKVVEEHITKH from the coding sequence ATGGAACCCAGCAGAGCTGACAGGTACAAACAAAAAATCGCCTATATCTTCAATTGTATTTCTGAAATTGAGCGCGCGATGCCAGAACCAGAGGGTATAGTGTTGAAAGGGATATACTATGATCTTAGTTCCGCAATTGATGCTGCAATGGATATGATTGCCATGCTTTGCAAGGATTTAGGAATTATGCCAAGGGGGGACTATGAGAATATCGAGAGCTTGCGAGCGAGAAACATTCTCAGTGCTGATTTGGCAGAACGATTAGCAAATTGCAATGGATTAAGGAACGTTCTAGTTCATCAATACAATGGAATAAACAAGGACTTGGTACTTGAATCAGCACAACCGGTGGAAAGAGATTTGAGAGAATTTGTGAAGGTGGTGGAAGAACATATTACCAAGCATTGA
- a CDS encoding amino acid ABC transporter substrate-binding protein, with amino-acid sequence MQENTKLVAVVMIGLVIGVGIGYVIPSAPPVQQDLLNTIQSNDEIIVGTSSGWPPFEMLNETTGELYGFDIDLVEYVADYLGVNVTWQDMDFDALVGSCQSGSIHMIAAATFATDARTDVLAASQWYMKSDQVLATLANFTLDEISNITELEGYTVGAQTGTVEAEQLEEYASAGYNIDVETYPRPDTLFQDLGDGIIDAVYVDAPVLQLYSDIYSLKTIYKESSPPYVFFIQKGNPELLEEIDDAIIAAHVDGTIDELIEKWFG; translated from the coding sequence ATGCAAGAGAATACTAAACTCGTTGCTGTTGTAATGATAGGTCTAGTTATCGGCGTAGGAATTGGTTACGTTATACCTTCTGCCCCACCAGTACAACAAGACCTACTCAATACTATACAGTCAAACGACGAAATCATTGTGGGCACTAGTTCTGGCTGGCCACCTTTTGAAATGTTGAATGAGACAACCGGAGAGCTCTATGGTTTTGACATAGATCTCGTTGAATACGTCGCAGACTATCTGGGAGTGAATGTGACGTGGCAGGACATGGACTTCGATGCATTAGTTGGTTCTTGTCAGAGCGGCTCAATCCATATGATTGCAGCTGCGACTTTTGCCACTGACGCACGAACAGATGTACTAGCTGCATCTCAATGGTACATGAAGTCTGACCAGGTATTAGCTACACTGGCTAACTTCACATTGGATGAGATAAGCAATATTACCGAGCTTGAAGGTTATACTGTCGGTGCGCAGACTGGCACAGTTGAAGCGGAGCAGCTGGAAGAGTACGCTTCGGCAGGATACAACATAGATGTAGAAACCTATCCTCGGCCAGATACCCTCTTCCAAGACCTAGGCGACGGAATCATCGATGCTGTTTATGTGGACGCTCCTGTACTCCAGCTGTATTCTGATATCTACAGTCTGAAGACGATATACAAGGAGAGTTCACCGCCATATGTGTTCTTCATTCAGAAGGGCAATCCTGAACTCCTTGAAGAAATCGATGATGCAATAATTGCTGCCCACGTTGATGGCACAATCGACGAACTCATCGAGAAATGGTTCGGCTAA
- a CDS encoding amino acid ABC transporter ATP-binding protein, with the protein MNPVLKVNDIWKSYGDLQVLKGISFEVDDSEVKVIFGPSGSGKSTLLRCINMLNPPDKGDVYLRGENLTEKKADLNYYRTKIGLVFQHFNLFSHLTALDNVSIGLKRVLGLPEDEAKEQAREALKTVRLGDRTDHYPGELSGGQKQRVGIARALAMEPEVVLFDEPTSALDPELIGEVLEVMQKIAREGTTMVVVTHEMGFARAVSDEMIFMDEGVIVESGTPEHFFTEPKTERASSFLHRLEELYGE; encoded by the coding sequence ATGAATCCAGTCCTCAAAGTCAATGACATCTGGAAATCGTACGGAGATCTCCAAGTTCTGAAAGGCATTTCATTCGAGGTTGACGATTCAGAAGTAAAAGTGATATTTGGCCCCAGCGGTTCTGGGAAAAGCACACTCCTTCGCTGTATTAACATGCTTAATCCTCCGGATAAAGGAGACGTCTATCTTCGTGGTGAGAATCTAACAGAGAAAAAGGCAGACTTGAACTACTATCGAACGAAGATTGGCTTGGTCTTCCAGCATTTCAATCTCTTTTCTCATCTTACTGCCTTGGACAATGTGAGCATTGGTCTCAAACGTGTACTTGGGCTTCCTGAAGATGAGGCAAAGGAACAAGCTAGAGAGGCCCTGAAGACTGTACGATTGGGTGACAGAACGGATCACTATCCAGGAGAGCTATCAGGCGGTCAGAAGCAGCGAGTTGGTATTGCAAGGGCATTGGCAATGGAACCCGAAGTAGTTCTATTTGATGAGCCTACATCTGCGCTTGACCCTGAGCTCATTGGAGAAGTACTGGAGGTCATGCAGAAAATCGCAAGAGAGGGGACCACTATGGTAGTTGTAACACATGAGATGGGTTTTGCCCGAGCAGTCTCGGACGAAATGATTTTCATGGATGAAGGTGTAATCGTTGAGAGCGGTACACCAGAGCATTTCTTCACGGAACCAAAAACGGAGAGAGCCAGTAGCTTCCTTCACAGATTGGAGGAGCTGTATGGAGAGTGA
- a CDS encoding AbrB/MazE/SpoVT family DNA-binding domain-containing protein, whose translation MNETRYYKDKIYVPREIREKLRLRDGDIIRFHLTDDGVKLIVLKSTEATNRILERLDSPPDLGKIIGTLRREEIYENVA comes from the coding sequence ATGAACGAAACGAGATACTACAAAGATAAGATTTACGTTCCCAGAGAGATACGTGAAAAGCTTAGGCTGAGGGATGGTGACATTATTCGATTCCATCTAACAGACGATGGTGTGAAGCTGATTGTTCTCAAATCTACTGAGGCCACCAATCGGATTCTAGAAAGACTTGATTCACCCCCTGATCTTGGGAAGATCATAGGCACTCTTAGAAGGGAAGAAATCTATGAAAACGTTGCTTGA
- a CDS encoding amino acid ABC transporter permease: MQGLPTFQEIFMILLIRGLPVTLVLTFSGLLIGLTVGVVLALLRVYGGDLFSYFVQAYERVLRGIPLLVLLFLFYVGMPRFFAFAGSNTALSVGIFSLGMRSSAYQSQIFRGAILSVGEGQMEAARAIGMTKLQAIRHIILPQALRIALPGWSNEYAIVIKDSSYCMAIGVIELSKLVITFRARYPELVGLVIMVTALIYFLFTYPVTRTIGQKMTERLETLGLGGGGVHR; the protein is encoded by the coding sequence GTGCAGGGTTTGCCGACTTTCCAAGAAATCTTCATGATCCTTCTAATAAGAGGTCTTCCGGTAACCCTGGTTCTCACCTTTAGTGGGCTACTGATTGGCCTTACTGTTGGTGTAGTTCTAGCTCTCCTCCGTGTTTACGGGGGAGACCTTTTTTCTTATTTTGTTCAAGCTTATGAGCGCGTGCTTAGAGGAATACCTCTATTGGTTCTCCTTTTTCTGTTCTATGTGGGAATGCCACGGTTCTTTGCTTTTGCTGGTTCGAATACAGCGCTATCGGTAGGCATATTCAGTCTTGGAATGCGGAGTTCAGCTTACCAATCTCAGATTTTCAGAGGGGCAATTCTATCAGTTGGCGAAGGTCAAATGGAGGCTGCGCGAGCTATAGGTATGACCAAGCTTCAAGCAATTCGACATATCATTCTCCCTCAGGCTCTGAGGATCGCTTTGCCAGGCTGGTCAAACGAGTATGCGATTGTAATCAAAGATTCTTCCTATTGTATGGCCATTGGTGTTATAGAGCTAAGCAAACTTGTGATAACATTCCGTGCTCGTTATCCTGAATTGGTTGGACTTGTTATTATGGTGACTGCATTGATTTACTTTCTATTTACATATCCAGTGACAAGGACGATAGGTCAAAAGATGACAGAGCGCTTGGAGACATTGGGTCTAGGTGGAGGTGGAGTACACAGATGA